The Bacteroidia bacterium genomic interval GAATCATAGCAGTCGAAGAAAGCGAAGAGCTCTATCGAGAAGATAAAGAATTTGATGCGAGTACGTATTTCAAACATGCGATAGGAGTTTCCGTCAGTCCCAATTTGGAGACAGAAGAAATCCAGCTTTTCGTCAATCATACCCATGCGCCTTATGTCCTGACCAAGCCCCTGCATCCTTCTCAGGAGTTGGTAGATAAAGACAATTACGGGATCATCATTTCTCTTGAGGTCCAGCACAATTTTGAGTTGGAGAAAGAAATACTCGCCTTTGGAGATGGGATTAAAGTGATCAAGCCTGAACGATTGAAACGAAAAATTAAAGATCGCCTCAAAGGAGCGATTGATCTTTATGATACCGAGATTAATGAAAGTGGACTCGTGGCAGCAAGTCGCAAACTTTCACATAGGGGCTTTTGTGATCTCAACTTTGTCTTCACCCAAAGAATCATCAGAAAAATCAAAGGTATACTCGATAGTGAATGGAAAGATCTCCCAAAGAGGCCTTACTCTCAACGTTGCTTTCTCCAGAAACATCCTCGCTTGAAAGAATTTATTTTTAATCCCAATCTGCGGCGGATCATTGAGAAAATAGATCCCAATGCCTTTATCGTAAAAGCTATCTATTTCGATAAAACTCCTCAAAGCAATTGGTTTGTATCCTGGCATCAGGATCTACCGATCAATGTAAAAGAGAAGATTGAAACTCCCGGCTTTGAAAACTGGACCTTCAAAGAAGAGATACATAGTGTTCAGCCTCCCCTTGACCTCTCAAAAAACATCTTCTCTATCCGCATTCACCTGGATGATACAGATGCTAATAATGGTGCCTTACAAGTGATTCCCGGCTCGCATAATAAACGCCTGAGTGATGAGGAGATAAAAGTAATTAGTTCCAATAGTATCCCCTCGCTGGGAGAATTGGCTGCGGGAGGGATTCAGATTATCAAACCTCTCATTCTACATGCCTCCTCCAAAAGCAAAAGCCAGAAAAGACGCAGGGTAATTCATATCGACTTTGCCTCTATGGAACTTCCGGGAGAATTGGAATGGTTAGAGAAAGATGTATTTTAAGAAAAATGGCAGATAATGGAACTGGAAGCCTTTAAAGACAAACTTACCCAACTCCTGATGGCCCATAAACTGGATGCCTTCTTTAAGGAAGTGGATGAAAATCTTGCCAAGAGATCGGATCTACAAACCTTTTATGGACTTTTGAGAGCGAGGCATAGCAGGTTACAAATGGGAATAGGTCAGGGAACTGAGGAAAAATCAGAGGTAGATCTGGAATTGAACCGAATCATTAAGGGCTTGTCTGAGTTCGTTGAGATGCTAGAAACTGCTCATGTAAAAAAAGAAGAAAGCAAAGACAGCCTCGAAGCTATCCTGGCGGAGATAGAAGAGCAGAAAAAATTGCTGGAAGATTCTGTTCAGGGAAATAGTAGTCGATTGGTGAGGATTGGGCAAAGTCTGATCAAATTGGGCAAAACCATTGCAGAGCCTCCTCCACCGGAAAGTGGTATTCCCTATACAGTGTATATGGAATTGGGGCTAAAGAAAGCTGCCAGAAGAATGAAAATCGGCTATGCGGAACTGGAGCAATGTTATGGTCTATTGCTGGACTCATTCCGCAAAATAAATACCGCTCACAAAGACCTCGTAACGTATCTGGATGTACCGGAAGAAGATCTTGATGCAGAGGATATAGAACAAATCAAAGCTGTTTCTTTAAATCTAAGAGGTACTGTAACCAATCTTGCCAATACCCCTTTTGAAAGACAGGAGTTTGATGCTGTAATTACGATGGCTGATGAATTATTAAGGAAGAAAGCAGAAATTCCCGATGAGCTGGCTTTTGTCCTGATGTATATGGAGGAAATGAAGGATAAATCTCTTCTGATCAAAAGTTTTATGGCAGAATTTGTGGTGGAGATAAAAGCCCTCATTGACTCTTTCAAAGAAATTTTCGTGGAACTTGAGCTCAATTTGCAGGAGCAGGAGGAAGAAATATAACTAAGCCGGTGGATGCTCTCCCTGCAAATACAGAATTCTCCTCAGATTTACTACGCTTGTCCGATTGAGTTTCATACAAATAATACTCGCCCTTCCGGTCGGAGTCAGTCCGAGGATTGTTTCATAATCTTTGCTCCAGATAAAATGCTCTCCCCACTCATGTTCTCGTGGATTGTAGAGGGCTACTTCTTTCTGGCTAATGGGATCAAGCGCAAGGGTCTTGGTATACTTAAAATTATTACAGCCCTGACAGGCAAGGGCCCAATTATGAGGCTTATGTGCCCCTCCTTTG includes:
- a CDS encoding HNH endonuclease; translation: MGKKYLSPTDREIVYRRANACCEYCLSQEAFATHRFSIEHILPQSKGGAHKPHNWALACQGCNNFKYTKTLALDPISQKEVALYNPREHEWGEHFIWSKDYETILGLTPTGRASIICMKLNRTSVVNLRRILYLQGEHPPA
- a CDS encoding WYL domain-containing protein codes for the protein MPVNRNALIRYKTIDQCLQNRYRSWTLQDLIDACSDALYEYEGIDKGVSRRTVQADIQVMRSDKLGYNAPIIVKDKKFYTYEDAEYSITNIPLSEQDLEMLTEAVEFMKQFQGFSHFRELGGMVQKLEDHIYSHKTDTKPVIDFEKNENLKGIEYLDPLYQAIIKKKSIKVEYKSFRARNPQGFIFYPYLLKEFRNRWFLVGRRKNQGGILNLALDRIIAVEESEELYREDKEFDASTYFKHAIGVSVSPNLETEEIQLFVNHTHAPYVLTKPLHPSQELVDKDNYGIIISLEVQHNFELEKEILAFGDGIKVIKPERLKRKIKDRLKGAIDLYDTEINESGLVAASRKLSHRGFCDLNFVFTQRIIRKIKGILDSEWKDLPKRPYSQRCFLQKHPRLKEFIFNPNLRRIIEKIDPNAFIVKAIYFDKTPQSNWFVSWHQDLPINVKEKIETPGFENWTFKEEIHSVQPPLDLSKNIFSIRIHLDDTDANNGALQVIPGSHNKRLSDEEIKVISSNSIPSLGELAAGGIQIIKPLILHASSKSKSQKRRRVIHIDFASMELPGELEWLEKDVF